The Aequorivita sublithincola DSM 14238 genome window below encodes:
- a CDS encoding amidohydrolase family protein, translated as MKRKLRINGHSHLLPYPEEIPQFMQDKEIFWVDKDRKFMLQKDWSRPVTDSSFFLDEKLEWMERFKIDHAVVLNLSQLYGNGLRVEEMKQALRFQNDFNAKVQHENPSKFTCGFVVHPGFVRGAVWEMERCVEELGLQLLCLPTHYMDTIGTWRCIFDEENEPIFELASKYNLAVEIHPYDGEKFIKLENTAWRFHLIWMLAQCADAYHFLTLNGYADKYPNMRTCFAHGGQLAQINLGRRIQGFDGRPDLFEGKTHPRKSVGHKNIFFDTLLHDTGGLELLVRNQGSKQILMGLDDPYPLGEMESAVQSSYPGKILDLAVERKILTPDQCDAIWDDNVIQWLCGDDQDAKDKLVKRILGE; from the coding sequence ATGAAACGAAAACTACGCATTAACGGCCATTCGCACCTACTTCCTTATCCTGAGGAAATACCTCAGTTTATGCAGGACAAAGAAATTTTCTGGGTAGATAAAGACCGAAAATTTATGCTTCAAAAAGATTGGAGCCGTCCGGTTACGGATTCTAGTTTTTTTTTGGATGAAAAGTTGGAATGGATGGAGCGTTTCAAAATAGATCACGCCGTGGTTTTGAACCTTTCACAATTATACGGAAACGGTTTACGTGTTGAAGAAATGAAGCAGGCGTTGCGTTTTCAAAATGATTTTAACGCAAAAGTGCAACACGAAAACCCTTCAAAATTTACTTGTGGGTTTGTGGTGCATCCAGGATTTGTAAGAGGAGCGGTTTGGGAAATGGAACGTTGTGTAGAAGAATTAGGTCTTCAATTATTGTGTTTACCAACACATTATATGGATACGATTGGAACGTGGCGTTGTATTTTTGATGAAGAAAATGAGCCTATTTTTGAGTTGGCTTCAAAATATAATCTGGCAGTTGAAATCCATCCTTACGATGGAGAAAAATTCATCAAACTTGAAAATACAGCTTGGCGCTTTCATCTAATCTGGATGTTGGCGCAATGTGCAGATGCCTATCACTTCTTAACATTGAACGGTTACGCAGATAAATATCCAAATATGCGAACCTGTTTTGCACACGGCGGACAATTGGCACAAATAAATTTAGGAAGAAGAATACAAGGTTTTGATGGCCGTCCAGATCTTTTTGAAGGGAAAACACATCCTAGAAAATCCGTTGGACATAAAAATATCTTTTTCGATACGCTACTCCACGATACTGGCGGACTGGAATTATTGGTAAGAAATCAAGGATCCAAACAAATACTTATGGGCTTGGATGATCCATATCCACTTGGTGAAATGGAAAGTGCAGTGCAATCTTCCTATCCTGGGAAAATTCTGGATCTGGCTGTGGAACGAAAAATTTTAACTCCAGATCAGTGTGATGCTATTTGGGATGATAACGTAATTCAATGGCTTTGTGGCGATGACCAAGATGCCAAAGACAAATTAGTTAAAAGAATCCTCGGCGAATAA